From the genome of Lutzomyia longipalpis isolate SR_M1_2022 chromosome 2, ASM2433408v1, one region includes:
- the LOC129790369 gene encoding NADH dehydrogenase [ubiquinone] flavoprotein 2, mitochondrial, with protein MLSKSRNIVQKLWGSARFLQTSATKCSDNLFVHRDTPEDNPNIPFEFTAENKKRIEAIMSIYPEGHKRAAMIPLLDLAQRQHGWLPISAMHKVAEILQLPNMRVYEVATFYTMFMRKPTGKYHIQVCTTTPCWLRGSDEVLETCKRKLNIGVGETTKDKMFTISEVECLGACVNAPMMAINDDYYEDLSAKDTEEILEDLSKGRKPVAGPRSGRFASEPNGKLTSLTEEPTGPGFGLQAGL; from the exons ATGCTATCAAAATCAAGGAATATTGTACAGAAACTT TGGGGATCTGCGAGATTCCTCCAAACTTCTGCCACGAAATGCAGCGATAATTTGTTCGTGCACAGGGATACACCCGAAGACAATCCCAATATCCCCTTTGAATTTACCGCAGAGAATAAGAAACGTATTGAGGCAATAATGAGTATCTATCCGGAGGGGCACAAGAGAGCCGCAATGATTCCTCTTTTGGATCTCGCTCAGCGCCAGCATGGATGGCTTCCAATTTCAGCCATGCACAAAGTTGCTGAGATTCTGCAGTTACCCAATATGCGTGTGTACGAAGTGGCAACATTCTACACCATGTTCATGAGGAAGCCAACGGGGAAGTATCACATTCAGGTGTGCACGACGACCCCTTGCTGGCTCCGTGGCTCCGATGAAGTACTCGAGACGTGCAAGAGGAAGCTAAATATTGGGGTTGGTGAGACAACCAAAGATAAAATGTTTACAATTTCTGAAGTTGAATGCCTGGGAGCTTGTGTCAATGCACCAATGATGGCCATCAATGATGATTACTAC GAGGATTTGTCAGCAAAGGATACAGAGGAAATTCTTGAGGATTTGAGTAAGGGACGCAAACCTGTGGCTGGACCAAGAAGTGGTCGTTTTGCATCGGAGCCCAATGGTAAATTAACATCATTGACGGAGGAACCAACAGGACCTGGTTTTGGACTACAAGCCGGTCTGTAG
- the LOC129790386 gene encoding ras-related protein Rab-30 codes for MALVRIPEQKIILCGEYGVGKSSLFRRFLNNTFVPTSDRQSTLGLDHYEKGYTVGDKEIKLQLWDTGGMERVASITSSYYKFAEAAILVFALDNAASFHSLSQHMLEIVTYAENAKIYLCGNKSDLEAGTPQVTDSDMEAFCEQCQSLISATYKTSCKTGEGVEEMFRDIATQLVTSNRSRFELQALEQHGFKIEPAEEGQDPSCIC; via the exons ATGGCTTTAGTGCGAATTCCAGAACAAAAGATAATCCTATGTGGGGAATACGGTGTGGGAAAATCCAGCCTCTTCCGGCGATTTCTCAATAATACCTTTGTGCCAACGTCCGATCGGCAGTCTACCCTTGGCCTGGATCACTACGAGAAGGGCTACACAGTGGGTGATAAAGAAATTAAG CTGCAACTCTGGGATACGGGTGGTATGGAGAGAGTGGCCTCCATTACATCCAGCTACTACAAATTCGCCGAGGCTGCTATATTGGTATTTGCCCTAGATAATGCCGCTAGCTTCCACTCTCTCTCCCAGCATATGCTGGAAATTGTGACCTATGCAGAAAATGCCAAAATCTACTTGTGCGGGAACAAATCAGACTTGGAGGCTGGCACACCCCAAGTTACAGATTCCGATATGGAGGCATTTTGCGAGCAGTGCCAAAGTCTCATTAGTGCTACATACAAAACGTCCTGCAAGACCGGCGAAGGAGTTGAGGAGATGTTCCGGGACATTGCTACCCAGCTCGTCACTAGCAATCGATCACGCTTTGAACTACAAGCCCTGGAGCAGCATGGCTTTAAGATTGAGCCTGCAGAAGAGGGTCAGGATCCTTCGTGTATATGCTAG
- the LOC129790265 gene encoding cysteine desulfurase, mitochondrial, producing MYQIIRKISSNGSSLFQTCRPLILWQNPRLLSNDIRSKFSISDEVLDGRPLYLDAQATTPLDPRVLDAMLPYLTSYYGNPHSRTHAYGWESEDAMEKARAQIAGLIGADPREVIFTSGATESNNISVKGVARFYGEKKRHVITTQTEHKCVLDSCRALEGEGFRVTYLPVGTNGIVDLEELEKAITPDTSLVSVMTVNNEIGVKQPVADIGALCRSKGVFFHTDAAQAVGKIPIDVNAMKIDLMSISGHKVYGPKGVGAIYVRRRPRVRIEAIQSGGGQERGIRSGTVPTPLAVGLGAACEIASREMEYDHKWVTFLSDRLLKKITEALPQVTRNGDPTQTYPGCLNLSFAYVEGESLLMALKDVALSSGSACTSASLEPSYVLRAIGTDEDLAHSSIRFGMGRFTSVQEVDYTAEKCIKHVTRLREMSPLWEMFQEGVDLKTIQWSQH from the exons atgtatcaaattattaggaaaatttcctcaaatggTTCATCTCTCTTTCAAACATGCAGACCATTGATTTTGTGGCAGAATCCGCGACTTCTCTCAAACG ATATAAGATCAAAATTCAGTATTAGTGATGAAGTATTGGACGGAAGACCCCTCTATCTTGATGCTCAAGCCACAACACCCCTC GATCCTCGAGTTCTCGATGCTATGCTCCCGTATCTCACGAGCTACTACGGAAATCCCCATTCACGGACACACGCATATGGGTGGGAAAGTGAGGATGCCATGGAGAAGGCTCGTGCCCAAATTGCCGGACTCATTGGGGCTGATCCGAGAGAAGTGATTTTCACATCAGGAGCCACCGAATCAAATAACATCAGCGTCAAAGGCGTTGCTCGATTCTATGGGGAAAAGAAACGACATGTAATCACCACACAAACTGAGCACAAGTGCGTCCTGGACTCTTGCCGCGCTCTCGAGGGGGAGGGCTTCCGTGTGACGTATCTACCCGTTGGCACCAATGGTATTGTGGACCTAGAAGAGCTGGAGAAGGCAATCACACCTGATACATCCCTCGTGTCTGTGATGACAGTGAATAATGAGATTGGTGTGAAGCAACCTGTTGCGGATATTGGAGCTCTCTGCCGCTCAAAGGGTGTCTTCTTCCACACAGATGCCGCCCAGGCTGTGGGGAAAATCCCCATTGATGTGAATGCCATGAAAATAGACTTAATGTCCATATCCGGGCACAAAGTCTACGGACCCAAAGGCGTTGGAGCAATTTACGTGCGGCGTCGTCCACGGGTGCGAATTGAAGCAATTCAGAGTGGAGGTGGTCAGGAGAGGGGGATACGCAGTGGAACAGTCCCAACACCCCTTGCAGTGGGCCTAGGGGCTGCCTGTGAGATTGCTTCGCGTGAAATGGAGTACGATCACAAATGGGTCACCTTCCTATCGGATAGGCTCCTCAAGAAAATCACCGAAGCCCTTCCGCAGGTGACCCGCAATGGGGATCCCACACAGACATATCCGGGTTGTCTCAATCTCTCCTTTGCCTACGTCGAAGGGGAGTCTCTGCTGATGGCACTAAAAGACGTCGCTCTATCGAGTGGATCTGCTTGCACTTCGGCATCTCTGGAGCCCTCCTACGTACTCCGTGCCATTGGAACGGATGAAGATCTCGCGCATAGTTCTATTCGTTTCGGCATGGGGAGGTTCACATCTGTCCAGGAAGTGGATTATACAGcggaaaaatgcattaaacACGTTACACGGCTCAGAGAAATGTCACCCTTGTGGGAAATGTTCCAAGAGGGAGTGGATTTGAAGACAATTCAGTGGTCTCAGcattag
- the LOC129790171 gene encoding ATR-interacting protein mus304, translating to MSKRFSNVIHNKFTNKRAKLDLKITSNVKFNTGSESQSNSSVQIPDSPPKAQPDSTSTNKTDLWDDDPDDFILLASQYAEQVEKIVQPTNVIDLTDITFDRFSREVNASTQVGKNNPAVPDLFGGDDDFFKDLPEDVDRDAPGPSRANNDKVPQKNAENPPKTPKLRTSSGPCGTENNPNTQVDYLMNEIKILRKENEKLKMENSKTFEKYQQKDGEITILRNELEQAQKINRAGSAPSGSNAEAEKIKKTLMRRVEDQNKIIAALENESALKNAFERPMKHTFGTPVDELFAVNLPKLTMLEQEYPTCMAMDMFRYNTRQRAIDHDKRLTKYTIEFQNSLSVVLGSHRDAPGCTEVYRQLQSLALKGICQIQKYSLRLEFTDYTDSKYNPTIEYQHLCDFSKIDSQLEREINLFQVEKLFPSEVCLVGRRFLAIVASACTKLPLIDYLLEEIPVPNDDENFFIDEKLSFLKVLMKIVYDMGYATNIINHVMLIHASTVLFDSLVDQIEENQDHLAFASEFFKIIVFTRPSMNGLLILMRILLKILSKGIASKFLELLCHSSPRDTYNVHDGYKIQQFTEDSCVLQVFCSLLEATCLEVKQSEVQNQWYMDSMMELTLNTVNFFSICFGQHTQWMKDFPARSQCNCYNKIGSCVVVLMHFCLNHWMMRDKVKCKRTSAIAQQGVMLLNNIFSDSSNRNVLKYGGYHVKNRLQKIYNITKYNYKYFDFGPSHKFATETLDMNLIVFDPLCGSDSENTPIDPHDDYLDGVTKNFF from the exons ATGTCGAAAAGATTCTCAAATGTGATTCACAACAAATTCACGAATAAAAGAGCAAAACTCGATCTAAAGATCACATCCAATGTCAAGTTCAACACGGGCAGTGAATCTCAAAGCAATTCATCTGTGCAGATCCCAGATTCCCCTCCTAAGG cTCAACCCGATAGTACAAGTACAAACAAAACAGATCTCTGGGATGATGATCCTGATGACTTTATCCTGCTGGCATCTCAGTATGCTGAGCAAGTTGAGAAGATCGTCCAACCAACAAATGTAATTGATCTAACCGACATCACATTCGATCGCTTCAGCCGGGAGGTTAATGCAAGTACACAGGTGGGAAAGAATAATCCAGCAGTTCCTGATTTATTTGGTGGAGATGATGATTTCTTCAAGGATCTCCCAGAAGACGTTGACCGAGATGCCCCAGGTCCGTCCAGAGCAAACAATGACAAAGTTCCTCAGAAGAATGCAGAAAATCCTCCTAAAACTCCCAAATTGCGCACCAGTTCTGGCCCTTGTGGCACAGAGAACAATCCCAACACTCAAGTGGATTACCTCATGAATGAAATAAAGATTCTCcggaaggaaaatgaaaagttgaagatggaaaattcaaaaacctTCGAAAAGTATCAGCAGAAAGATGGAGAGATAACAATACTACGGAATGAACTTGAGCAGGCACAGAAGATTAATCGTGCTGGTAGTGCACCGTCGGGATCCAATGCGGAGgcagagaaaataaagaaaacccTAATGAGAAGGGTGGAggatcaaaataaaatcattgcaGCCCTTGAAAATGAGTCAGCACTGAAGAATGCCTTTGAGAGGCCAATGAAGCACACCTTTGGTACCCCTGTGGATGAATTGTTTGCTGTGAATCTTCCTAAACTCACCATGTTGGAGCAGGAGTATCCTACGTGTATGGCAATGGATATGTTTCGCTACAACACACGACAGCGTGCCATTGATCATGACAAGAGACTCACAAAGTACACGATTGAATTCCAAAATTCCCTCTCAGTGGTCTTGGGATCCCACAGAGATGCTCCGGGGTGCACTGAGGTGTACAGACAGCTTCAGAGTTTAGCCCTGAAAGGCATCTGCCAGATCCAGAAGTATTCATTGCGGCTTGAATTTACAGATTACACCGATTCCAAGTACAATCCAACCATTGAGTATCAGCATCTCTGTGATTTTTCGAAAATAGATTCTCAGCTTGAGAGGGAGATTAATCTATTTCAAGTTGA AAAACTCTTTCCGTCTGAGGTTTGTTTAGTTGGGAGACGCTTCCTGGCCATTGTTGCATCTGCCTGTACGAAACTTCCATTGATTGATTATCTCCTTGAAGAAATTCCCGTGCCCAATGACgatgagaatttcttcattgatGAAAAGCTGAGCTTCCTGAAAGTTTTAATGAAGATCGTCTATGATATGGGTTATGCC ACAAATATCATAAATCACGTTATGCTAATTCATGCATCAACGGTTCTCTTTGATTCATTGGTGGATCAAATTGAGGAGAATCAGGATCATCTTGCTTTTGCAAGTGAATTCTTCAAGATAATCGTCTTCACGCGTCCCAGTATGAATGGTCTTCTTATCTTGATGCGAATACTCCTGAAGATTCTGTCAAAAGGCATTGCATCGAAATTCCTTGAATTGCTCTGTCACTCAAGCCCACGGGATACGTACAATGTTCACGATGGCtacaaaattcaacaattcacCGAAGATTCGTGCGTGCTGCAGGTTTTCTGCTCCCTCTTGGAAGCAACATGCCTGGAAGTTAAGCAGAGTGAAGTACAAAATCAATGGTATATGGACTCTATGATGGAATTAACGCTGAACACAGTGAATTTCTTCTCCATTTGCTTTGGGCAACATACGCAGTGGATGAAGGACTTTCCAGCACGGAGTCAGTGCAATTGCTACAACAAAATAGGATCGTGCGTTGTGGTGCTCATGCATTTTTGCCTCAATCACTGGATGATGAGGGATAAAGTAAAGTGCAAGAGAACATCAGCAATTGCCCAACAAGGTGTTATGCTACTCAATAACATCTTCAGCGACAGCAGCAACAGGAATGTGCTGAAATACGGAGGGTATCACGTGAAGAATCGCCTCCAGAAAATCTACAACATCACCAAGTACAACTATAAATACTTTGACTTTGGTCCCAGTCACA AATTCGCCACGGAAACTCTCGATATGAATTTGATTGTTTTCGATCCTCTCTGTGGATCTGATAGTGAGAACACCCCAATTGATCCACATGATGATTATTTGGACGGAGTgactaaaaactttttctaa
- the LOC129790303 gene encoding chitinase domain-containing protein 1, with product MRLDIELIVILSLISIVSGTLSPSKGQKGSKNAELKVRKGPIDTTREHLIREEPSAKEILVENGAYYRNTSLRNFKGTVLGYVTPWNNYGYDIAKTFSPKFDVVAPIWLQILRKGDKQYELAGMHDVDEQWMKDVKRNSGFKTKITPRVLFDKFKDEDFSKLLSYPEERKIVSRIILNACDTYRFDGIVLEVWATLALRMDDPFLYDLVIDISKPLLEQKKLVYMAIPPRRDHLYDLFTQENFDYLFDYVSGYCVMAYDYSNAQRPGPNAPIKWVRDTVEFFCPSTSPNYREKRKKILLGLNMYGNDFTPEGGGPIVGHEYLRLLKYVKGRLQHDEKDAENFFEVKTPTGRHIVFYPTLYSIKKRIELAQELGTGLSLWELGQGLDYFYDLL from the exons ATGCGACTAGATATTGAGTTAATTGTAATCTTGAGTCTTATTTCCATCGTATCCGGTACATTGTCACCGTCGAAAGGACAAAAAGGGAGTAAAAACGCCGAATTGAAAGTCCGCAAGGGGCCCATTGATACAACAAGGGAGCACCTGATACGCGAAGAGCCGAGTGCGAAGGAGATTTTAGTTGAAAATGGAGCTTACTACAGGAATACATCCTTGAGGAATTTCAAAGGAACCGTTTTAGGATATGTAACACcg TGGAATAATTATGGATATGATATTGCAAAAACATTCAGCCCAAAATTCGATGTAGTAGCACCGATATGGCTACAGATTCTGCGAAAAGGTGATAAGCAATATGAATTGGCGGGAATGCACGATGTTGATGAGCAATGGATGAAAGATGTGAAAAGGAATAGCGGCTTTAAGACTAAAA tTACACCACGAGTCCTATTTGACAAATTCAAAGATGAAGACTTTTCGAAACTTCTTTCCTACCCCGAAGAACGTAAGATAGTTTCACGAATTATTCTCAATGCCTGCGATACGTACCGCTTTGATGGCATTGTCCTGGAAGTTTGGGCTACATTAGCTCTCCGGATGGATGATCCATTTTTATACGATCTCGTCATTGATATTTCCAAGCCGTTGCTGGAGCAGAAGAAGCTCGTTTACATGGCGATCCCACCACGAAGGGATCATTTGTATGATTTATTCACACAAGAGAATTTTGACTATCTCTTTGACTACGTTAGTGGGTACTGTGTAATGGCGTACGACTACTCAAATGCCCAGAGGCCCGGACCAAATGCCCCTATCAAGTGGGTACGTGATACAGTTGAGTTCTTCTGTCCATCCACAAGTCCAAATTACCGggagaagaggaaaaagatTCTCCTTGGTCTCAATATGTATGGAAATGACTTTACACCCGAGGGTGGTGGTCCAATTGTGGGGCATGAGTACTTGAGACTTCTGAAGTATGTCAAGGGGAGGCTGCAGCACGATGAGAAGGatgctgaaaatttctttgaagtCAAAACCCCAACTGGTCGTCATATTGTCTTCTACCCAACGCTCTATTCGATCAAGAAACGCATTGAATTAGCCCAAGAACTAGGCACGGGGCTCTCGCTGTGGGAACTTGGTCAAGGACTTGATTATTTCTACGATTTACTATAA
- the LOC129790337 gene encoding epidermal retinol dehydrogenase 2 produces MAELLYENRVEHIFLLLWDLIVFYVKSFIYICEAFYLSLLPTKFRNLKDVKNQVVLITGGGGGVGKLLALNFARLQSRVIIWDINQEAINSTIELLASEGYSCKGYVVDLANKEKIQQTMKIVREDVGAVQILINNAGTVCCKPLWDLQEKVIENTYAVNVLSHYWTVKGCLDDMIDNGGHIVTVASVAGLLGTYGCTDYSATKFACIGFHEALYTELRTHGHDNVHMTLVCPYYINTGMFAGVRPRLMPMLEPEAVADAIVGAVRKNEVNCVLPDSVRFLLPLKHWLPAKVSWELMARVMKGPSSMMLFKGRGRVAAG; encoded by the exons ATGGCGGaacttttatatgaaaatcGTGTTGAACATATTTTCTTACTTCTTTGGGATCTTATTGTGTTCTATGTGAAATCATTCATTTACATCTGTGAAGCTTTTTACCTAAGTTTACTACCgacaaaatttagaaatttaaag gATGTTAAAAATCAAGTTGTGCTTATTACCGGAGGTGGTGGCGGcgttggaaaattgctggcattaaattttgcaagacTTCAATCTCGAGTGATCATTTGGGACATTAATCAAGAAG CTATAAATTCAACGATTGAATTATTGGCGTCTGAAGGATATTCATGCAAAGGATATGTCGTTGATTTGGCAAATAAGGAGAAAATCCAGCAAACTATGAAAATAGTTCGTGAGGATGTGGGTGCTGTGCAGATTTTGATCAATAACGCCGGGACGGTGTGCTGTAAGCCACTCTGGGACCTCCAGGAGAAGGTCATTGAGAACACATATGCTGTTAATGTTCTATCGCACTACTGGACCGTCAAGGGATGCCTGGACGATATGATTGATAATGGTGGACATAttg ttactGTTGCATCAGTAGCCGGCTTATTGGGCACATATGGTTGCACGGATTACAGCGCCACGAAGTTCGCGTGCATTGGATTCCATGAGGCTCTGTACACGGAATTACGAACGCATGGTCATGATAATGTGCACATGACCCTTGTCTGTCCATACTACATCAATACGGGAATGTTTGCTGGCGTTCGACCACGATTGATGCCAATGTTGGAGCCTGAAGCCGTTGCAGACGCCATTGTTGGTGCTGtgcgaaaaaatgaagtaAACTGCGTTCTTCCGGACAGTGTTAGATTCCTTCTTCCGCTCAAACACTGGCTTCCCGCCAAAGTATCCTGGGAACTAATGGCTCGCGTTATGAAGGGACCAAGCTCAATGATGCTCTTCAAAGGACGTGGACGTGTAGCAGCTGGATAA